AATCTATAAAACCTCTGTCTTTAGGTAGTGCTTTGTCCTGGGCTTCGCCTGCGGGCTGTTTGGCACACTTGGTGGCCTCTGGTCGTGGTCCCCCATGCATACAGCGACAAAGAAAAGAGTCCCTCCGATGACCAGAGCCAGACCTCCAAACCATCCAGAGAACATCGCCTCTCCATACTCCCAGCGGGGCATCACATCGGGGAAGCCCTCGTCCCAGAAGTCCACAACAGTTACGTAAGCCACAAAAGAGACGGGAGCCAGAGTGGTGAGCCCCGACAGCCAGGACAGCACCCCTCCGAGGATGAGGAGCCGTCTCTTCAGGCCAGGCTGCCCCAAACACATCCCGACCCCCTCCAGACCTGGGAAGGCAGCCAGCAGAGCTACACCTCCAGTGCCCACAGACACCAACATGAGCACCCTGGAGATCTGCAGGTCCATCGGCAGCCCCATGATGGAGTCATAGGCCTTACACTGAATTCCCACCTCCTCTGTGTAAAGGCAGGTGTGCCAGAGGCCAGAGAACCAGTTCTCCACTTCGTTCAGGTCAGAGTTCATCGTCTTCCACAGTGGAAGGAAAGTGGTGATGAGAGAAGTGACCAAACCTCCAAACGTCACAAAGAGTGCAGTCCTCTGCATCATTTTAGGTGTCAGTAAAACCATCTTCTGCACTCTGAGCTGCGATTCCTGCTCGAGTGTGCAGGTCTGTGTAACAGGTGAGGAGATCCGGAGAGGCTCTGTGGCCCGTCCCACCTGCTGAGGTAGAAGGACCAAGCGGGCCGGCCCACCTATTCAGCTCCCTTAATAAAATGCACCTGATAAGTGGGAGATAATCCCGGACCGAGGCCCGACAACAGACAACAGAcatactgttttgtttcagtgttaaATATCATCACAGTGAACAATGAACTCTGCTTTTAGGAGAAACCAAATATGTTCAGCTGGATTCTGGGCTGTGTGCAAGCAGGTGAACTTAAATGAACGAAACCTGAGCAGGATGTGCATGGAAGGTACACACAAACTCCAGGGATTACTATAATGGCCTGTTTCTTTGAAAATCAGACCATCTTTTAAGGTTGTAATTATTTCTGATGAGTTGTTTTACTGACGTCACTGATgagacttgttttttattttagttaagaCATTTACGCTCTAAGGAAACCAAAGAAGGAGCTTTTGATTTGCCATGTGTCTCAAGTATCTGGACTATGAATAGCACTTTGTgctcactgcaccgctacttaCAACAGAGTCCAAAAGAGTCCAACACTCTGCGCATTCCACTGGGGGTCTTTACAGAACTTGCAGAACAAATGGCAGCGAACAGAAAACTCTATATACTGCCACAGCATTTAGGTCAATCTCTTTCTCAGTCCAATGAGCAAAATTTActataaaacttaaaaacaaaaatggcaaaaagcCTCAATTATTCACAAAATGCAACATTTGTGCTGCAgcacgttttcttttttttcccccaagtcAAATTAAAGTAGTTGTAAAGTTTAGGGTTGGCATGGCTGAAGTTGcaatttattaaaacaaattaacctattcaattttaatttagcTTAATTGAGttaatcaaaatgtttgttagAAGTAGAAGGAATTCGGCCTCTCAAACCAAGGAGCTTTGTCTGACCTTATCATCCATAGATCTGTGGAAACTGAAACCCCTGAAGGATGTGGCTAATTTGATGAAAGGTCAAGGATTAACCTTCAGCTTTTTCACATAGTGTATAGGTTACAATGGCTTTGAGCGCAAGTCTTTGTGAGGATTTTGGAAGAAACTGtataaattcagatttttaaaatacatatctGTACATTTCTTACTTTGAGACATTCAGTTTTGAATCAAAGCTATCATAAATAACACAGAGCACGGCCTGAATACTGAACGGCCATGGCATTTAGATGAACCTGACAATCAAGCCAGTGGGGCCAGCAATACCTAAGTTTATCCAAAGCAGATACAAAGTAAATCTGCTCTTTGCTTGGGCGAGTACAGGATTAATGGGGACACATATGTATGGAAAAACTAACTATTTTAGGTATATGGAGTTCCTTCCAACCCACAAAATATGACATAAGACAACCAAATCAGTTTTTTGTGGTTCAACAAGATATTCAAATGTGGTTCCTATGTCAACTGTAGGCTCATTAGAATATTTGTGAACTTAATTTAGCCGTCACATAACTATATAGATACATGAACTTTAACTCTGCATTAAGGACTCAAATACAGCTATATTCAGACTGACACTATGAGAAAAATGTTATGCATGCCTATCGACAACATGGACATCATCTAATATAAATACTGGGCTTCTATAGGAAGCTCAATTTAGGCACATTTTACCATTTATTGATAACTACCAAAAAACAGTTGTCCAAAAACTCAGAGTGCAGTTCAGAGTGCCACAGAGACTCAGAACAACATGACTCATTTTCTATAAGATTTATTAAGGCTTTAAATACATTGAACCCATGTGggttaatatttaataacagCATACCGATGTCACTAAATACACATTGCTATATCTTGTTGATAGACAGGGCTTGTCTGTTAGTATTGGTGAGAGGTGATTAGTATTACAAAGATGTGtgcaaatgaaacattaaatgaaacaaatggcTTTTAGACAGACATACattctaattatttttatataatgatTATGATTCCATACAACAATTGATCCAGGCTTTATAACCCAGTCAGAGCTGAGATTAATACAAGTGATGAATACAGATTTATAGATAAATAATCCATTTAACAGTATACTTTGATGAAGATGCATTTAGATGACTTAGAAGGTATCTGAGCAGAAAACAGCTGAGGGCAACACTTTAACCTCTATAGTGTCACAAGTATATTACAGTACACtgcatatattttaaaaaaaacgcaACAGCAATACTCAGCCAATAAAACCTGCAAACGTTTCCtctgaaatcaaattaaataaatcacaaactaaaacataaaaagggactttttgtttttagacaATTTAACAAATTGAAACGGAACTAGAATCTGGTTTCTTCACTGAATTCACTCCTCAATAAGATGCAGAGTAAGAACAATTTTATAAAACGTGGGTAAAAGCCATCTACCTTATATGGGTCTGGAGTTGCGAGGGCCAACATAAAGAAAAGCACTGCGCGTTGGGGACGAGGAATGACTAGAAGTAGGTGGAGCAGAGATTTATGGCTTCTGTGAGAGGAGAAATGAGCTCGTCTCTCGGCGTCATCCTAAATGTCGGAGCCCATTTCAGCACATTGTTTGTCTGATATGTGTGTAGCTAGAGACTCAATGAtgtccaacagcagcagctggctGAGAGACCGCAGGTTGGGGAGCTTGGATACCTTTGGGAGGGGagagcacatttttttttaaaatgagccATAAATTAATACAAGACAATGAGTCAAACAGATTCAAATTAGGAGTAAGATTGCTCATGcacaaaaaatgaagataaacagaaagaagcagaaacagaaacaatagaACTAACACTGCAGTGAAGCAGGGTGAGAATTGAGGGCTGCGCTGTTTCTTTGAATAACAAACAATAATCAGAGTGGCACTATGACCCTCTTAGCAATGTGATGAGATGCTTGTACAGCCGGCCGGCCTGTAAACAGTCTCCTCTCTACGTAGCAGATGGAGGATGATCCACTAGAAGGCCAAAGGTGTCAGTGTCCCGCAAAGCAGAAGAGCCTACAGGGTTAGCTCAGCTGCAGTGAGTGGGCAGCAAACCCCAAGAGCTCCAGATAACAGCCCACCCACCTTAATGAACTGGTGGACAATAATATGCAGGCAGTGCTTCTTCATGTCCAGAGCCTGGGTCTTATCAGCTGCCTCCAGAATCTGAAGTATGGAGAAAAAGTGTGTGAGTAAATAATTCACTCCGCATAAGAAAAGTTCTTCAAGTATGGGACAACGTTGTAAAGTTAGGTCACTGCTCCTGCTCCCCCCCCCCGTGGGTGAAAACACAAATACCTGCAAGACATTCTCCACAGTGACGTTCATCTCCAGATTCTGCTTGCAGTAAGCCTGCAGCCTGTTGTTTGAAAACCCGTAGTAATATGGTGCAGCAAACAGATAGCTGTTCATCACAGGTTAAGGAAGTGaaaaatgtttctctctgtgctaCATTCAGGGAAAAAGAACTTAGCACAGAACCTTTATGTGAATTAGATGgtcttcaaaagaaaataattccaTTATTCCCAGATCTATTTTTGCACATTATGTCCATGGTATCGTGTCCTAACTGGCCGCTGGCGACGCAGCACTGTGCATTGAGATGTGCCGTTTTGAGCATTGATGTAATTTCCAGAATAGacataatataaacataaatcataTTCATTACATATTTGCCACAACTAGTTTCAAGTCTCCACAGAAGATAAGACATATAAGCTTTAAGAGTAGTATGTATTGAGTGAGTTTGCCTTGATTGAGAGGTCTCTCAGCTTATCACACTCAGCCATTGTGGTTACGATTTTCTTATCCCAACTTGACTCCACCCAAGTTCCCTTTTAAAAAACGTGGAATCTTTAATTGTCTTTTCATTCAAtttgtaaaagtgtttataAATATGATTTCAAACTTTTATGGCAGGCTCTGCCTCGGAAAGACTTCATCTGGTGAATGAATATAAAGCAGTCTGAATTTGAAAAGGATACAGGGAATCTTCTGGAGGCATGTTGACGTCGCCGTAGTAGATATACCGCAGCATGGACTCAAAGGCCTGCTTACTGGGAACCATCTCACCGATGGAGATATTAACCTGACCGTCCACAGGCATGAAGGAGCGGAACATCGCCTCGAAGTAACTGAGTACAAATATAAACGTTAAAAAGTGTCAATCAGTTAGCTGAAATGTACCAAGATGTCGAAGTACAATGATGAGAAAATATGAGGCCTAAAATGTTTGTAAAGTattcaaaatgcatttcttGCTGTTCACTGGTTTACATTCTAATCTTCTAATTCTTCCTCTTTACaaccaaaaaaatacatttatacttaAGTATAAAATTAAGTTTAGAGTAACATAATAATGAtcggttttttttaattgttaaaattaTGAAATTACTATTAAACATTGGTCgacaacataaaaatacaaatgaaagcCAAGAACTAAGACATCTATGAAATTCCTTAAAATTGTCTCATTAAAAACCAAATGGTGACACATTTTTGCAATTAAAGAACATTCAATTgtagagcaaaaaaaaatgagctcGCCATCATTAAACAGGTCTGATAACTTGCTGTAGCTGCTGCATGTGTACTAAACAGATCATGAATGTTGTCCCTACCTTGATCGAGCTGCCAGTATGGCTTTATGAGCAGGTCGTGGGTGTCCGTCTAACAGCAGGACAATGTCGCAGAACTCCAGGCCGCCTCCCTCCAGGTAAGCCTTCATGTCCTGGACCAGGGAGGTCCCGATGTCCACA
This sequence is a window from Anoplopoma fimbria isolate UVic2021 breed Golden Eagle Sablefish chromosome 13, Afim_UVic_2022, whole genome shotgun sequence. Protein-coding genes within it:
- the cldn26 gene encoding putative claudin-24 produces the protein MVLLTPKMMQRTALFVTFGGLVTSLITTFLPLWKTMNSDLNEVENWFSGLWHTCLYTEEVGIQCKAYDSIMGLPMDLQISRVLMLVSVGTGGVALLAAFPGLEGVGMCLGQPGLKRRLLILGGVLSWLSGLTTLAPVSFVAYVTVVDFWDEGFPDVMPRWEYGEAMFSGWFGGLALVIGGTLFFVAVCMGDHDQRPPSVPNSPQAKPRTKHYLKTEVL